The Dysidea avara chromosome 11, odDysAvar1.4, whole genome shotgun sequence genome includes the window TGATCCTTCTAGAGTATAACGTGGTTTTAACACTGATGGTAAAGTGAACCTCACTCGTCCATCTGCCTCGATTGGTAGTTCTCCAACCATTCTAAGCTTGATTTCTGCTTCACTTCCTGATGGAAGATTACCCAGACTTAAGCTAAAGATGTCTCCAGCCTTCTCTTCAGCATATGTTGCAGTTAATCCACTAGTGATCGCGTCGTCATACATATCCCTCGCCTTCTCTTTCTCGTGTACCGAAGCCTTCACTTTCCTACCATCAATGATCGCTTCCAACCCCACCACTGCAAACGATTCTTCCAGAGGAAATCGGAACGTCACTTCCAGAGGATTACTCGTGTCATTCGAATACTGTAGAGTGGACGAAACTCCAATCAGATAACCTCTCACCTCCACCTGTACTGAAATATCTTTGAGTGGAAGAACTGTCTTCGTATCAGCAGAGACCAACCCCTCCATTTCTGCAAGCACTTCGCGAAAGGGTGtgtcacatggattggaaacgcccgtattatttacatagtgacgtcATGGGCTATCCTCGTTTCGCAGCgcgtaaactttatggcctcgacaggtggaagatttcgctgtacttgtaaccagcaaattagtgtttgttgtttacagctgggttatttaccacctacactaattggaggctggacgcTGGAGAGCAGTAAACAATAGCGTAAAaaaaattcaggttcaaaggtgaaatatggtgtttcaaaacggttgtgcaaatttcctgaagaaacagaaagtgtagcattgtttctttgctgctgtttacattacttgtagcaggtagagtgtaatAGGCTAGCTAtatattcactgcttcgctgtatatttccactgcttcgacgataaaacttcagaaaacaggcactactttgtgctattgtttagctcaagctgagtgCTGTGTATCTACTGAACTTatagttataattgtaattgtgatTTCTACTTGATTTGTAATTATCAATATGGTATTTATATCTGATTGTAATCGATGATCATGAGTGTGTGTACGCATGCGTGTTGTTGTATCATGGAACTTGTACATGTATGGCGTGCTTTTGTTTGTTGATTTAAGATCCTTCCTGATCATGTCTAGAAACATAATACTGGCCACATGCCATTCTATATACCTTTGGTTGAATTGACCAATAATTTCTTGTCCAATTGAACCGAAAAAAGAAGCAATGAGCATGTCCAGAATGGCAAAGGGGAAGTATAGCTCTTTAACAGGCGATGACTTTTTTCTGCCACCTGCATCATTAATATCTTCATCTTCACTAGCCCCACCTCCTCCCAAACAGTCTGATCCCAGCTTTATTGTTAGTCTAAAGCAATTTGATGGTTCATGGCTACTGAGTGATAAGTTAGCTGGTGTTGTGTCCAAGTCAGTTGAGGAGTTGAAAAGTTGTTGTCCAGTTTCCTGTGATGTCACCATGATGGCCAACATCTGGGCCACACTAGTTGTAATTGAGTGTTGAAGAAAAAGTATCCTTCAATGTTGGAGGAGTTAGAGTTGGTCATTATGAAGGCTGAGCAGTGGGTTTGTAAACAAGTGTTACCTTCTGGTGTAGACGTCACTGTACTGAAGGATGGTGATAGTAAAATAGTGTAAaaacatgcacagcacatgtTATTGCTGAATTTTCTTTGCTGTTAATGTATATATTATTTTTCTAAATAAACCACAATGTTGCATATGCAGTATCGTCTAAACTGTAATTAATCAGCATGAGTGTGACAGATGGTGATATAGAGAACAgattgtacatatatacacgGAACATGTCTTATAGTTAGCACTCAGCTACTCAGCTCCATGTTCATTATTTATTTTCAATGGCCAGGATATTTTAAAACTAGCCATGTGGGGACAGATGGACTTCTGGCGTTAGAGTACAGTGCATGATAGCTACATTGTTGATACGTTTGAGTTCATGGTTTGTACATTACATGAAGCTTGAAAGTACGTGTACTTAACTAAATTATACAATGCAAAATTTTGGCTGGAGAACATTTTGGTGAATGTGGTTTAGGGGGATGTTGTgttttgagaatgattttggcTTCAGTAGTTACATAACACAGTTTACAGGAAGGAACCCAGTGATGTTAGTGTTGAGGTCTTCAGTACAAGAAACACTGACTGCTTGAGAACACCAGAATATTGTACACTTTGGATGAGAGGATCAAAGTGCTGAACTGAATGTCAtcatattgtttcactacttttattgctggaacccttaCATCAGTATAATTGTTAGTATACACTAGTTTTGTTATAACATAGCTTTGATTTACActtgtggctgttctattacaaTACTGATTGCTTTGTATCTCGATCTTCCTACTTATCTCTATAAAGATGAGGTTGTTATATTTTCTTTGTACAGCAAAGTTTCAGCTATATAGATGACTAAAGGGTGTGTTCAGATTGTTTAAAGGTGCAGCCACCAACTTACTGTGCTTTGTTTGGTTGTTTGTCTGTTTAAGTGGTTGAGATGAAGTAACACTGAGATAAAGGTTTGCCACTAAAATAGTGAGCTAAAATGCACAAAACCCCAGCCAAATGCCCTAGCCTTTGCACAGCTCTCAGATGGGTTTATCAAATCAATGTTTTGGAAAACTCAATAATAATGTGCAAACTCAAAAATAAATGTATGTgtaaatcatgtgatctctTAAAGAGAGTGCTAATAATTATGATTGTTGAAATAGGTGTAGTAGCAAAGAGAAGGTAAATGGTCCCCTCACTTTATTTCAGAATGGCTTTAGTACCTACaccaaagattgagatactctaatagaacatacatatacTGTCTAACCAAATGCAGTATATTTTTCAACCTGTTGGGTCAGCTGGAGGGGCCAGGAGGGCAAAAAATCATGGTATGGCTCAAAGTATCTGCAACAAACACAATATTTCACATGACCAACGCACGCAGCATATAGGTCACACGTATCCTTTCTGAGAACACTTGCAGGAACAAATCTCTGATTTTTCCAAAGTCTTCAGTCCATGGTACATTCTGTAATCATTAAACACAAACATGCATGATGTTGTGAGGCTGAAACAAAAGCTCAAAAGCTTTGAAACTTTCAGAGGTTCAGTGACTTTCAAAGGTAGTTTTACCCCTCCAAAGCTTTGTAACCATGGATACTGGCATGTGTAATCAGTTAAAgctgataattagctgtttttaccataatcggCAATCAGTTGTAATCAGCAGATTATTAATCTATTCAGTTTCaggagggctggtgtcaaaggctctggtatgtacatagataatttgtttatgttttgtggacGATCGGGTATCGGTTAACTATAAGTAAAACAGAGTAAAAATATATCGGGTATCGGTTTTCCCTAGAAAGTGGGAATCGGTACTACTCTAGATATTGGCTCTGTCCTTTTGTTGTCATGGAAATGGATAGCAGTCAGCAGCAGCTCCCCTTAAGAGTGGCCACCACATTGTCTATCAGAAGTGTGTCGTAACTCATGGTAAGCTCACTGTACCATTTTACATAGCtaccatattattattaaacactATGGCATTTATTACTTATAATTAGTTCCAAAAATTGATGTGGTGTCTATTCAAACTCAACCACCACTTCATGCTTGTAAACTGTGTTTAAAATCTTATTTTAGCAACTGATTGTGGGCTAACTCAAGTGCGGTGACTATTAAAAGTGTGACATATAACTACTAGGCTTAGTAACTATGGTATTCATTAACTGTACATTCCATTGATCACTATTGAGTCGTTTTAACTGCAGATCTAGGAACATAAAACATTTTGGGAATGCCTTTAAGAACACACAGATACTTCATTGCAGACAGCACTGAGCCTACTGAGTTTGAGAATAAAAGGGTTTGGTGGGATCAACATGAACTACTTaaaatgcacacacaaatggcaAAACTCTTTTGAAAACTTGGTAGCTATTAGGGGTCATGGAAGTTAccagaaatcagcctcacaataccttcatggcaccttggttaggatcaagcccaaaagtataTTCAGAGTGGCCAAATACACTTTGGATAAGTTGCTATGGCATTCAATATTCAGCTGAATTTTTCTATGAACTAtataatgccttcagacaagtacaAGCTTTTGATTATTTCACTGTAAGAGGTTGCTTTAGCTGAATGGTGCCCAGCCCATCTGGATTACTATTGAGGTCAGTGGGTcaagtactgacccacttacaacccTGGTGCGCATGTGTGTTGGAAATAATGAAAGGCCAGCTATGCAAGAGATATTGGCACATAGAATGAGGCTGCTAACAACCATTACTATTTACAACAGACCTATGCTTCAGTTGTTAGCGGTCAGAAAAGAAGAGAAGTGTAAAGTGGCAGGTATGTGCTGTGAATGTTGTGTTAGCTACAACTTACTTTGTGCTACAACTACAAGGGCTTCTTGAACTAACAATAAAATAATAGCAAGCATTGCTGTCCTTCAGTTTAGTGTGTGTTTCCCAGCAGTCTGTTGTTAAAGCAAAGTGTTCACAGAAATATATAGGGCTACTACAGAAGCTGCAACATGAGTGCAATAGACTACTCAGGGTCAGGAACCAACCAGGCAGTAGATCATCAAGGTCCTGATCTTCCAGGATTTGTTCCGTACCTCTCCTTGGTGTTCAAACTGACAATTACAACAGTCGTCTTACTACTGTCTAGCTGGGTGGTCTACACCATCAAAACCACGAGACGTCTACACAAGCCACAAAATGTACTTGTTGCCAACCTACTGATAGCCAGGATGATAACTACACTGCTAGACTGCTTGCTGTCTACCACTATGATCATCAGTTTTGCACTTGGTGTGAAGTTTTACACCGGCTGTTATATGATGAAGCCACGACTAGCCCCATACTATGTAACTAATTTGTCATTGGTGATAATAGCAGTTGACAAGTTAATAGCAATGGCATACATTAAGACGCATCCTTTCAAGTACAAGAAGATAATGACACCTCGTGCTGTAGCCAGTCTAGCCACTACTATCATAGGAGCATGGCTGATAAGCGTCATTCCTGCTGCTTGGTCAACGTGGATGGTGTTGTGGATGTGCCACGGTATGGTGCTTGCTTTGTTGGTGGGGATGCTTCCATCGAGGGAAtctttatttttgtaatacCAACGCTTTCAGTGGCTATTCTAACCACAATACTCAACATTCACTTTGCCATAAAATCGTACCAAGTCCACAAGTGATTAGAAAGGGAAACCATATCAGCAGGGCCTGACATTCAGTCTGACAGCATCACATTATTGAAGAAGAAGTGACATAACATAAGAAGTCGATCATAACACTACTCGTGATTGTCATGGTAGCGCAGCTATCCCTCTCATAATGGCACCATTACAGATCGGGGAAGATTTCTTGTCAAATCACAGGTTTATCAAGACGTCGTGGAATATGTAATTTCTGCAAACATTGGTTTTGTCATACGGATCTTCCATCCACTTGTATATGGACTGTACTTCAAACAGATCCGTGAGCCAATGGGAAGGTGTTGGAGGAGATTTGTAAAGATGAACAAAGTTAACTCAGTTGCCCCACAGCCATGAAGGACTGCACGTACCTACTTGACTATGTATCTTagcaacacatgtacagtaattatatatatatatatatatatatatatatatatatatatatatatcatatatTAGCTGCAGTTCTCATTGTATAGCTTTAACATTTACCCAGTGTATCATTGATGAGATAATGCATACCTTTAAGAAATCTACACTTATATACACTGTCATCAGTAATCTATAGTACTAAGTACTTGACTTGATACAGTAGTTTACTTCCTGTCCAAATAGCGACTGCTTGATGTGTATCCACTAGTCAATGTATGTTACAAAAAgcaaaaaataaatttaaaatgcaAGATAAagaagtaaagaaacaagagtggtCACTGTAATGAACAATTCCTAACTTTACAACTATGACTGAattggggattaaatgtctactagtatatctgcaggtgtaggcgaccacccttgtttctttactttttattactatgatccctGATCAAACTTTCACGACTGGTCAATTCAATACCAATCTCTGCAAGCAAAAAGTCCAAATTGCAATGGCTAGGCTTGCCCCTACAATACTGTGCATTCTCCTAATAGAGCAATTCATGCAATTACATACACAACGTACAATGATATAGCACATACAGTAGTGTGCTCACAATACACTTAGCCAACCTGTCAAAGAGGTGTTGATTCTCCAGCAACCATTTAAACCACTGGATGACCATCTCTGACCTCCCAGGAGGACTAGAGTATACAAATGGTTAATAAACAGAATAGAAGCAACTTCTCTACCTTATCAAGAATGAACAGGCTAGTAAGATACtagagacattgcacacctaatagaagTGCACACTATATTCAGATTTCTttaatgttatactgttatctctcttcagggaatcaagcaagctttgattgtgggattgaattttacAGTTCATCAAAAGTGGGGTTTTCTTTTTTACTTTTGCAAATGTGGTAATTAATGAAACATATTTAACACTAGTCTctatattagcaaaagtaaaatcaaactactgttttatgtattaaaattgaatcccacaatcacagcttacttggttccatatataagagaagggtataacaactaaagattttgccaattggGTAAatctgcatgctaaagtaggacatatattagttataccatgggcacttgtgTTTTGCCTGTATAATACGCACTTGTCCTCGGGCAaatgcgtatatatcaggcaaagcattCATGCCCGTGGTATTGGTATCATTGTtacgtatagctagctatatacattattaAGAATACTGAAAAGTACAAGTATACAAACTGATATATTATTCAGGGAGGTTACAAAAAAATCATAAATTAAGATTAAATTATAGTTTAGCTATCTACAAACACTAGCTTTCAGAGATTGAGATTCTATAGTGTCAATGGGTAGATTGTTTCCATGCCTCTATAAAGAGTATTGTGATTATTAACAATGAACATTCTTTCGCTGTTAAATCTTTATCCTTTCACAAAGCCGTTCGAGTGTTACGCAATGTCATAGAAAAACAATTCAACAGTCCGTGCTCCTACAACTTCAGCTGATAAATTGTTCCATTTTGGATCTTGTGCTGGGCAAAACTAAGCAATTTTATCAAGTAATTGATATACTAAGAATTTGTACGTTGGATTTCATCCACTTTGATCCAGAATACTCCCCATAGCTACATGCAGGATTGCCTCAGTTATATGTAAGACACACTTATGTAATAATAAACTTCACTTTATAATATTTGTAGTTTTGTTTGTGTATACATGTTTTGTAGGTTGCCACAGCAGCCAGTTACTCATGATCAGGCACTTACCTAAACTGCAAACATTGTGAATCAAGTCATGATCGCCACCTGGTGACAGGTCTgggataatattctgcattcaATAGATTCTTCAGTAACACTGTACTGATGTTTCTTATAGAGTTTAGCCTTCTTGTTCATCCTTATAATAGTGGCCGAGCTATATTATAGTAAATGATGAATAATTCCATCTGTGGTATACTCATGAATTCATGCAGGCTAAATTGAATGTATAACTAGTACGGGGGTACAATGTACCAAAAGCTGAGGGTTTCACTGAGTTACTGATGTAGGGTCTCAGTGTGGGTGCAACCCTACAATCACAGATCTAGAGAATTGTGACCATAAATATATATTCTAGTTTGCACGATATGCTATACATTAGAGTGATATTCACAATGGCCATGCAGAGCATTATACTAGCAAATGTTCCAATGAGAGAAATAAATAGTTAAGGTCAATTACGTTTAGGAATGGCAATTGTAAAAACTCCTGTATTATGACAACCACAATGACACTGACACAGACATTATAAACCATATATATAACATTTCTATCACTCAAGAAGTGACATGCAGAGTCAGAGAATAACTGCCTAATTTTCATGCAAATATAGCACTGCATGAGTTGATAGTTATAGTAGACTGAAATCAATAATCACGCGTTCTTATAGTAGCCACTTCCTAATTACAAAAGCATCACATGAGCTGGTAACATCATCTTAATGTGTGCTTGATTACCAATTTACTAACCAATCCTTAACAAGTATCCCAGTGTTTGTTTTAGCCCAAATTAATAGTGGTGAAAGCTACTAAATTGTATACAAGGATGACTTGAAGTCAAGTTAAATTGAATAAAAACATCATGCTCTTGAATGACCATAATTATTTCACACActagtaactgttctattagaatagtgcAATCTGACTTGTAGATATTTTACTTGGAGTGGAAGCCATggttcaaaaagttgctattcAACTATATAACAAATCCTATAAAATCTATTATGCTAGCTCTATGTTCAATGCTTTTAACAACCTTCTGTGTTCTGGCAAAGCATTCCTATGCCAGggtcaattattactgcctgacataggccattaATTTTGTCAGGCAAATAATTATCATGCATGGCCGACCACAATGGAATCTGCTTGtcaaaatgtcagatcaaaatacaaACAAGTAGTCCAAGGTTGGATAGTTTTTTTTAGTGCATAAGTAAATAGCGAACACAATAATGAATGTACCATTATACATACTATGGTTAAGTAAATCTATTGATGTATTCCCTGAATGCCAAATTGTGTAAAGCAGCAGTGTATTAATGTCAGGTAAAGCTTTAGTTTGCCTGGCATTTTCACTGgggttttaaaaaaattataatagtCTCTGGCCTACACACACAGCTGGTGTGCACTTTTGAGTACAAAAACTGATTTGTTTCATTATGAaataagttgatgttgtgttactttGAAAAACCAGGCACCCACTTTAAGGCCACTTACCCAATTAAATTATACCCCACTTCTGAATTATAGTCTGAAGAGTAATTTATAACTACCAGCATGTGTCATTATAACCTTATGCTGGGTTTTCTTATACACCATCACTATAATTAACCTCATCCTTAACATAATTTCACTTTAATTTAGCATTTAAATTTTCAGTATTTTTGTTCAGCCAAGTCCAAGTATGTCAAAAATACAATGACTTTTATAAATTTCTTTCAGCCTAGTTTATACTGATGCATTttagggctgggggatagtatgtgcatatcggaatatcgggatagtatcaCTATCGGTATCGCCTATATCGCTTGAAAATTtactatcggacagtaattaacaagtaaaatacggagaaatatctgcaaaatactGTAAAATAATAACTTTTTGGAACACGAATCAGCctaaaaggctgtttaatatcttatgtaaaatacatgcatgggtacatCCCTACTTACAACTCTCTTTGAAGACAACTAATAAGAAATAGGTGAATTATCACTATCGTTTTACTATCGTCTATCGTGAACAGTGTCTTGATATCATTcggacagtgaaaatttcactatcgctcagccctaatgcgTTTAGCTGTAAATTTATCTTCAGGAGCAATCACTATAATTTATTGTATGAAGATACAGTAAAGTAATGCATTGATCTGATAATAAACTGAAACTACCACCACAGGAAATTCATGCTTATGGATTCATAAATTTCAACTGTTCTCCACAAGCATGCATGAATCAAGCTAACAATTTTTACCAGACAGTTTGACTGTAATGACACTTGAAAATAATAGAATAAATCTCTCTCATGGTGCTATAAGTAACATGGTATCTAGTGTTTGATCTACAGCACATGCACCATCTTGGGGTGCACCTGACAGAAGGTTTTAATGTGTTACTGCATGCTGTGGCCTATAGAAGTCCGTTAAGGTGTAGCTTATTCCTCCCTATATGTCGCTGGCATTTCAATGCAGAATATTAATTTACAATTTTGTGATGCTGGCAGTATATATTGATATACTTTCCAGGGACAAATTGTAAACTAAGCTTAGCTATATAATGTGGAAATGTTCAAGACATctccatttatttattttatttatt containing:
- the LOC136237775 gene encoding 5-hydroxytryptamine receptor 1B-like, with product MSAIDYSGSGTNQAVDHQGPDLPGFVPYLSLVFKLTITTVVLLLSSWVVYTIKTTRRLHKPQNVLVANLLIARMITTLLDCLLSTTMIISFALGVKFYTGCYMMKPRLAPYYVTNLSLVIIAVDKLIAMAYIKTHPFKYKKIMTPRAVASLATTIIGAWLISVIPAAWSTWMVLWMCHGMVLALLVGMLPSRESLFL